The Sulfurospirillum diekertiae genomic sequence GCTTAAAGATAAAAAAATATTTAAAGGTGTCCCTATGAATAGATGGTTTGTAACACTTTTGGCAAGTTTGGGTTTAATTTTATTGGTTGCAGGGTGCTCAGCAAAAAAGGATGAACCACCTAAAAATCCAAAAGACGCTATGTATGATTTCAGTAATGAAAAATCAATTGTCGTTTATGGTGAAGGTATTGCACCTCAAAATACAGTTTCTCCTGCACAAGCAATTGCATTAGCAAAACGTGCTGCAATTACCGATGGGTATCGCCAACTGGGTGAGAAACTCTATGGTGTAAAAATTAACTCTACAGAAACCGTTAGAGATGCAATGTTGAAAGATTCTCGTATTACTGCACAAGTCAATGCTTTGATTAAAGATGCTGCGATTACGGATGCAACATTTAAAGATGGTTTATACAGTATTCGTATGGAAGTTACTATGAGTGCACGTAGGTGGCAAGAACTTTTTGCTTATTAATAGGTCTAACACAAGCGCTTTTTTGCAGTGATCTTTTTTGGTTTTCATACAAAATTGTCACTGTAAATGGCCTTGTCGTTTATGAACAAAAAAATATTGCCCCCGTCATGATTCCCTACGAGGGTAAAGCACAGAAGTTATGCTCTATTGAGTTATCTAATACGCAAAATCTTCCCAAAGAACAATTTTTGCGAAAACACTTTGATGATATTCTGCCTTGCTTCTATCAACTCTCCTCACATCTTCTTGCTTGGGATGATCAATATCTGAAACATGGAAATGACAGGATAGAGTTGGTCATCGAGCCCGTGCGCTTTACAGTAGATTTTAAAGATGAATTCGCTACCATAAATGCCATTAGGTAAAACTTTTTCTGGTAGGATTGATTCAAAATGCATGTTGCAATTGTAGAAGATGATATAAATATGAGAAAATCCCTTGAGATAGCACTTGGGGAGTATGAAGAATTTAAAATCTCTACGTATAAAAGCGCACTTGATGCCCTTAAAAAGATTGATTCCAGTGTCGATTTGATTGTGACTGATATTAATATGCCGGGAATGGATGGCATTGAGTTTATTAAAAAACTTGATGGTGCTTATGACATTATCGTTATTACAGGCAACGCGACGCTCAGTCGTGCCATTGAGTCTGTTCGCTTAGGTGTCAAAGATTTTTTAACCAAGCCTTTTGAAATTGAAACACTCGTTGAAGCCATTAAGCGACATGATAAAATTCGTACTAAAGTAAAAGAAAGTTTTGAAAAGATTGATAGCACCAAAGAAGAAAATGGCGATTTTATAGCAAACTCTCCAGAACTTGAAAAAGCACTTACCATTGCTAGAAAAGCGGCAAAAACGGATGTGAGTGTGCTTCTTTTGGGTGAAAGTGGCGTGGGAAAAGAGCTTTTTGCCAACTACGTGCATAAAAATTCTCCTCGCTCTAAAAATCCATTTGTTGCCATTAATATGGCTGCTATTCCTGAAAACCTTTTGGAGAGCGAGCTTTTTGGCTATGAAAAAGGGGCATTTACGGATGCTATTGCAGAAAAAAAAGGTTATTTTGAAGTTGCCAATGGCGGAACGCTGTTTTTAGATGAGATTGGTGAAATGCCAATGACTCTTCAGGCGAAGCTTCTAAGGGTGATTCAAGAGCGTGTTATGGTGCGCGTAGGTGGAACAAAAGAGCTTATTATTGATGTTCGTATTGTTTCTGCGACGAATGCCGATATTAAACGAAGCATTAAAGAAGGACATTTTAGAGAAGACCTTTACTATAGGCTCAATACGATTCCTATTGAAATAGCACCGCTTCGACAACGTAAAGAGGAAATTTTACCCATTTGCGAGGTGATTTTAGAGCGTGTTACGAAGAAATATGGGTTGCAAAAGCGTTATTTTTCAGAAGAGGCAATCGAATCTTTAATGACGTATCGATGGCCTGGGAATATTCGAGAGTTGATCTCTGTGGTAGAACGTGCAGTGATCTTAAGTGATACCGAAGCGATCAGTAAAGAAGATCTCTTCTTAGAGAGTCGTAACTGGTTTAGTTCGTAGCAAACCTACAATAGACTTTTTTTGATAACTTAATACCAGCACCATTGGGTTATTAAAAAAGTCTCATATAAAAATTAAGGTAAGAGAAATGAAAAAGTACAATGTAGCAATCGTTGGCGCTACGGGTGCAGTTGGTGAAGAGCTGTGTAGAGTTTTAGAAGAGGTTGATTTTCCTGTCAATAATCTCGTTCCTCTTGCAAGCAGCAAGAGTGCAGGACTTGAAGTTGAGTTCAAAGGTAAAACCTATAAAGTCCTTGAGCTCACTGAAAAAGCATTTGAAGAGAACGATGTTGAAATTGCATTTTTCAGTGCAGGTGGTGATATTTCCGCACATTATGCTCCTTTTGCAGCAGAAGCAGGTGCAGTCGTTATTGACAATACCAGCCATTTTAGAATGGATCCAGATGTTCCTTTGGTCGTTCCTGAATGCAATCCTGATGATATTGGGCAATGGCAAAATCGAGGCATTATCGCCAATCCAAACTGCTCAACCATTCAAATGGTGCAAGTGTTAAAACCACTCGATGATATCTTTAATATTACTCGTGTGGATGTTGCCACTTATCAAGCGGTCAGCGGTGCGGGTAAAAGTGGTATGGAAGAACTGGTCAATCAGATGCAAGACTTTTTTGCCTTTAAACTCGATCAGTGTGAGCCAAAAACATTTTCACATCAAATTGCTCTCAATGTTATTCCTCATATTGATGTTTTCATGGATAATGACTACACTAAAGAAGAGATGAAAATGGTCAATGAGACTCAAAAAATCTTAGGTAAAACGATGGAAATTAGCGCAACATGTGTTCGTGTTCCAGTTATGCGAAGTCACTCTGAAGCGATCACCATTCATTTTGAAAAAGATGTCAATTTAGAAAAAGCGATTGAAGCACTTAAAAATGCAGAAAATGTAATTGTTTTGGATAACCCAGCGAAAAAAGAGTACCCAATGCCAATTATTTCAACCGATACCAACGAGACCTATGTAGGAAGAATTCGTAAAGATATCAACCGCGATAACATACTTCATCTTTGGTGTGTTGCTGATCAAATTCGTGTAGGCGCTGCGACCAATGCGGTGAGAATTGCACAAAAATGGATCAAAAGAGAAGAGGCTTAATGCTAGAAAAATTATTTGAGCGAGGGTTGTGGTCGACGCGACTCATGACCCTCTTAGCGGTTGTCTTTAGTATTTTAGCCGCTTTTGCACTTTTCTTTTTAGCCAGTGCAGATCTTTACCATGTTTTGGTATTGACCTATCAGTATTTTTTCACAAATTTTCATCCTGAAAATTTTCATGCAGATATTGTCGCGGATATTATTGGCGCGATTGATCTTTATCTAATTGCCGTTGTTCTGCTCATCTTTGGTTTTGGTATTTATGAGCTTTTTATCTCTGAAATTGATGTAGCTAAAGGTACGGGTGGCGATAAGATTTTATATGTGAGCTCTTTAGATGAGCTAAAAGATAAAATCGCAAAAGTCATTGTGATGGTCTTAATCGTAAGCTTTTTTCAACGTGTGCTTCATGCTGAATACAAGGGCGCTTTAGAGATGCTCTATCTTTCATTTTCTATTTTGGCTCTTTCCTTAGGGCTCTATTTTTTACATAAAAATGGAGGAAAACACGAATGATTTTTGTAGATGCATGTTTCGGTAAAAAAACGCCTTATACACCGGTATGGATGATGCGTCAAGCAGGGCGTTATTTGCCTGAGTATATGGAAGTGAGAGCTCAAGCAGGAGATTTTTTATCTCTTTGCAAAAACCCTGAAAAAGCCTGTGAAGTCACGCTTCAACCGGTTGATATTTTGGGTGTGGATGCTGCGATTTTATTTAGCGATATTTTAGTGGTTCCCTTAGAAATGGGCATGGAGCTTCAGTTTTTAAAAGGCGAGGGGCCTGTCTTTTCACATCCCATTAAAAATCAAGCGGATTTGGACAAGCTCAGTGTTGAAAAAGCGATTGATGGCTTAGCCTACGTTTATGAGACGATTAAATTGATTCGTGGCAAACTCGCTGCGGATAAAGCGCTCATAGGTTTTTGCGGTGCGCCTTGGACACTTGCAACCTATATGATTGAAGGTCAAGGCACCAAGACCTACGCTTTGGTTAAAAAGATGATCTACTCTAACCCTCAGTTTATGCATGCGTTGCTTAAAAAAGTGACGGAAGTACTTAAGGGTTATATGGAGCGTCAGATTCAAAGTGGTGCGAATGTTGTGATGATTTTTGATTCATGGGCGGCGGCACTTGAAGAGAGTGCGTATTTTGAGTTCAGTTGGTCGTATATGAAAGAGATCAGCGCGTATCTCAAAGCAAAATATCCGCATGTGCCTGTCATTTTATTTCCTAAAGGCATTAGTGGTTATTTGGATAAAATCGATGGTGAATTTGATGTCTTTGGTGTGGATTGGTCAACGCCGATTGAGCTTGCGAAAGCAAAATTAGGAGGCAAATATGTCCTTCAAGGCAATATGGAACCGACACGTCTTTACAACAAAGAGGCGATTGATGAGGGGATTGAGCATATTGTGAATGTGATGAAAAATGAGAGACATATCTTTAACTTAGGACACGGCATTTTGCCAGATATTCCCGTTGAACACGCTCAATACTTCATTAAACAGGTACAAACTCGTACAAAGATCTAACCGTTTGCCCTTATTTTTAGGGCAAACTTCTTTACATGTAAAGGATTTCCCATCAGCCAGATTATCTTTGGACCCATCACGTCAAGACGTTTTGGACAGTCACTTGGCATCGATCTTAGCCCCTCCATCAAACAATGTAATTTTGACTGCCTCTATTGTGAGCTCAAAGGGGCTAAAACAGTCGATAAGGCGAAAGATGCACCTTCATTCCATGAAGTGTTAGATGCGCTTAAAATGGCACTCTCTAAGCATCAAAACCTTGATGTCATTACACTCACCGCCAATGGCGAGCCCACCCTTTACCCTGAGCTTGACGCACTGGTGGATGCTATTCTTATTTTACCCAATCGCCCAAAACTGCTGATTCTCTCCAATGGCTCTACGATTCATGATGAGGCGATTCAAAAAACGCTTTCTAAAATTGATATTGTCAAACTCTCTTTGGATTGTGTCAGTCCAAAATGCTTTAAGAAGCTTGATCGCGCGCACAAAGGGATTGAAATTGGGCAGATTATCGAAGGTATGAAACAATTTAGAACGCGCTATCAAGGGACATTGGTCATTGAAATTTTAGTGGTAGAAAGGCTCAATGATACCGAAGAGGAATTTCATGCTCTCAATGCGGCATTGCATGAGATCAATCCTGATCGCATTGATGTCAGTACCATTGATCGCCCACCTGCGTATGCGGTCAAAGGTGTCAGCATTGAGCGTTTAGTCGAGCTTTCAAATCTCTTGGAAGATTTACATGTAAACATTGCGTATAAGAAAAACTACATCTCTGAAAAGCGTTATTTTAGCGAAGAGGAGATTTATGAACTTCTTAAACGAAGGCCTCAAAGCTTTGAAGATATAGCGCTTTGTTTTGATGCGCAAAGTTTGAAAAATCTCAACCATTTGGTCGAAAAAAATGCTTTACATGTAAAAAATATTGCAGGCGTGAATTTTTATAAAGTAACCTAGTGGGCAAAGCGCCCACTACGCTATTACGCAAGTGCTAATTGCTGTTTTTTGTATTTGACTCTTTGTCCAAAATAGATTAAACCATAGAGGGTAAAACCGATTACATAGGCAAAATAATGACTCGGAAGCCCCAGTTTTGCTGCCATAAGTTTTGGAAGCATTAAAAATGGAATGACGACAATCAATAAAATTCTCTCAATATTGTTAATCTTAGTTAAGATAAAACTTTGTGTTGCTGATGTAAAGGCAAACATACCAAAGATAGCTCCACCAAAAATAAGCGCAATTTCAAAAGGATTGGTAATCCAAATCCATTTTGAAGGATCATTGGGATCGTTTGCATCTACACCACTTATTAACAGTAGCTCATTGTTGAAGAAGAACATAAACGGCAAAATACCCGTCCTGATGTCATAAATAAACGCTTGAATACCTGTAATAATCGGATCGCTCTTTGCAACTGCCGCCGCGGCATATGCCGCCATGCCCACAGGAGGTGTGTCATCGGCCAAAATACCAAAGTAGAAAACAAACATATGCGCTGCAAGTGCTGGGATAAGATACCCATTGCTTCCTGCTAGATCCATGATGATAGGTGCTGTTAATGCCGCCATAACGATATAGTTCGCCGTTGTTGGAAGTCCCATACCCAAGACCAAAGAGACAAAAGCGGTTAAGAAAAGAACGCCTAAAATGTAGCCATTGGCTAAATTGTCAATGACCTCTGCGAGGACAAGACCAATACCTGTTAGCGTTACAGAGCCTACGATGATACCCGCAACGGCAGTTGCAATCGCAACCGAAACCATATTTTTGCCACCATTGACCATGCCATGTCCAATATCTGCCAACCCTTCTACAAAGAGCGATAAAGTCACTTTTTCTTGATTGATTAAGGCTTTAAGTGGCTTTTGCACGAGCATGATAATCATCAAAAACATAATCGCACTAAAAGCGGCACTTTGTGCGGATTGTCGTAGTACCACAAGCGTATAGATTAAAAAGAAAATAGGAATAAGGTAGTGAATACCATGAATAAAGATAGGCCAGACACGACCAAGAATATTAGGATCTTCACCTTTGAGACCATGTTTTTTAGCTTCCAAGTGAACAATGTAAAAAAGAGCAATATAGCACGTAAATGCAGGAATAAAAGCTGCAAAAACAATATCCGTATAATCGAGTCCTAAAAACTCCGCCATGATAAATGCCGCGGCACCCATAATCGGAGGCATCAATTGACCATTAACGGAAGCGGCAGTCTCAACAGCCGCAGCTTTATGTGCGCTAAAACCAAGACGTTTCATCAAAGGAATAGTAAAGGTTCCCACCGTGACTGTGTTGGCGATGGAAGAGCCTGAGATCATACCAAACATACCCGAAGCTGCAACAGCCGCTTTGGCGGGACCGCCATCGTAACGTCCCAAAATAGTGTAGGCAAGTTTAATGAAGTATTCACCCGCACCTGCTCGGTCTAAAAGAGCGCCAAAAAGAACAAATAAAAAGACAAAACTTGCACTAACACCTAGTGGTACACCAAAAATACCTTCGGTTGTGAGAACCATTTGTCCGACAATTTTATTAAGACTCGCCCCTTTATGGGCGATCATATCCGGTAAATAAGGACCAAAGTAGTCATAGGCTAAAAAGACCATTGCCACAACCATCAATGGGAGTCCCATGACTCTTCGTGAGGCTTCGAGAACAACTAAAATGGTTGTAACACCAACGATGATATCGGTTTGTGTCCATGCACCTGAGCGCATAGCTAAGTCTTTATAGGCATACCATTGGTATAAAACAGCAGCAATACCTACAATCATAATACCAAAGTCATACCATGTAATGGTTGATTGAAGTTTAGGACTTTTATACATAGCATGCATTGAAAATGCGAGAGCAAGGCCAAAGGCTAAGTGAATCGCTCTTGCATGAGCGCTATTACCTGGTTCAATGACCATATAAAGTTGG encodes the following:
- a CDS encoding LPP20 family lipoprotein, with the translated sequence MNRWFVTLLASLGLILLVAGCSAKKDEPPKNPKDAMYDFSNEKSIVVYGEGIAPQNTVSPAQAIALAKRAAITDGYRQLGEKLYGVKINSTETVRDAMLKDSRITAQVNALIKDAAITDATFKDGLYSIRMEVTMSARRWQELFAY
- a CDS encoding sigma-54-dependent transcriptional regulator, with protein sequence MHVAIVEDDINMRKSLEIALGEYEEFKISTYKSALDALKKIDSSVDLIVTDINMPGMDGIEFIKKLDGAYDIIVITGNATLSRAIESVRLGVKDFLTKPFEIETLVEAIKRHDKIRTKVKESFEKIDSTKEENGDFIANSPELEKALTIARKAAKTDVSVLLLGESGVGKELFANYVHKNSPRSKNPFVAINMAAIPENLLESELFGYEKGAFTDAIAEKKGYFEVANGGTLFLDEIGEMPMTLQAKLLRVIQERVMVRVGGTKELIIDVRIVSATNADIKRSIKEGHFREDLYYRLNTIPIEIAPLRQRKEEILPICEVILERVTKKYGLQKRYFSEEAIESLMTYRWPGNIRELISVVERAVILSDTEAISKEDLFLESRNWFSS
- a CDS encoding aspartate-semialdehyde dehydrogenase, with product MKKYNVAIVGATGAVGEELCRVLEEVDFPVNNLVPLASSKSAGLEVEFKGKTYKVLELTEKAFEENDVEIAFFSAGGDISAHYAPFAAEAGAVVIDNTSHFRMDPDVPLVVPECNPDDIGQWQNRGIIANPNCSTIQMVQVLKPLDDIFNITRVDVATYQAVSGAGKSGMEELVNQMQDFFAFKLDQCEPKTFSHQIALNVIPHIDVFMDNDYTKEEMKMVNETQKILGKTMEISATCVRVPVMRSHSEAITIHFEKDVNLEKAIEALKNAENVIVLDNPAKKEYPMPIISTDTNETYVGRIRKDINRDNILHLWCVADQIRVGAATNAVRIAQKWIKREEA
- a CDS encoding YqhA family protein produces the protein MLEKLFERGLWSTRLMTLLAVVFSILAAFALFFLASADLYHVLVLTYQYFFTNFHPENFHADIVADIIGAIDLYLIAVVLLIFGFGIYELFISEIDVAKGTGGDKILYVSSLDELKDKIAKVIVMVLIVSFFQRVLHAEYKGALEMLYLSFSILALSLGLYFLHKNGGKHE
- the hemE gene encoding uroporphyrinogen decarboxylase, which codes for MIFVDACFGKKTPYTPVWMMRQAGRYLPEYMEVRAQAGDFLSLCKNPEKACEVTLQPVDILGVDAAILFSDILVVPLEMGMELQFLKGEGPVFSHPIKNQADLDKLSVEKAIDGLAYVYETIKLIRGKLAADKALIGFCGAPWTLATYMIEGQGTKTYALVKKMIYSNPQFMHALLKKVTEVLKGYMERQIQSGANVVMIFDSWAAALEESAYFEFSWSYMKEISAYLKAKYPHVPVILFPKGISGYLDKIDGEFDVFGVDWSTPIELAKAKLGGKYVLQGNMEPTRLYNKEAIDEGIEHIVNVMKNERHIFNLGHGILPDIPVEHAQYFIKQVQTRTKI
- a CDS encoding radical SAM protein, which produces MKQCNFDCLYCELKGAKTVDKAKDAPSFHEVLDALKMALSKHQNLDVITLTANGEPTLYPELDALVDAILILPNRPKLLILSNGSTIHDEAIQKTLSKIDIVKLSLDCVSPKCFKKLDRAHKGIEIGQIIEGMKQFRTRYQGTLVIEILVVERLNDTEEEFHALNAALHEINPDRIDVSTIDRPPAYAVKGVSIERLVELSNLLEDLHVNIAYKKNYISEKRYFSEEEIYELLKRRPQSFEDIALCFDAQSLKNLNHLVEKNALHVKNIAGVNFYKVT
- a CDS encoding TRAP transporter permease; translated protein: MKTLEERLDDEKLISEFEGHRDFEKGSWHYWLIAAIAFSWSLFQLYMVIEPGNSAHARAIHLAFGLALAFSMHAMYKSPKLQSTITWYDFGIMIVGIAAVLYQWYAYKDLAMRSGAWTQTDIIVGVTTILVVLEASRRVMGLPLMVVAMVFLAYDYFGPYLPDMIAHKGASLNKIVGQMVLTTEGIFGVPLGVSASFVFLFVLFGALLDRAGAGEYFIKLAYTILGRYDGGPAKAAVAASGMFGMISGSSIANTVTVGTFTIPLMKRLGFSAHKAAAVETAASVNGQLMPPIMGAAAFIMAEFLGLDYTDIVFAAFIPAFTCYIALFYIVHLEAKKHGLKGEDPNILGRVWPIFIHGIHYLIPIFFLIYTLVVLRQSAQSAAFSAIMFLMIIMLVQKPLKALINQEKVTLSLFVEGLADIGHGMVNGGKNMVSVAIATAVAGIIVGSVTLTGIGLVLAEVIDNLANGYILGVLFLTAFVSLVLGMGLPTTANYIVMAALTAPIIMDLAGSNGYLIPALAAHMFVFYFGILADDTPPVGMAAYAAAAVAKSDPIITGIQAFIYDIRTGILPFMFFFNNELLLISGVDANDPNDPSKWIWITNPFEIALIFGGAIFGMFAFTSATQSFILTKINNIERILLIVVIPFLMLPKLMAAKLGLPSHYFAYVIGFTLYGLIYFGQRVKYKKQQLALA